The sequence AGCTCGACTACTCAACTTCTCAATTCTAAACAACTCAACTTCTAAACTTTTAAACTCATAAACCCTCTTTCAAAACCCCTTACAAATCGCTATATTTGCATTCTTTAAAATTTAAAATATTTTAGTTTCAAAAAACCATTCAATGACAAAATCTTCCAAAATTATATATACTAAAACCGATGAAGCACCGGCTTTGGCAACTCACTCATTTTTACCTATTGTTGAAGCGTTTACGGCTCCTGCAAACATAGAACTTGAAAGCAAGGACATTTCGCTAGCAACAAGAATCTTAGCGGTTTTTCCTGAGTTTTTAAAAGAAGAACAACGTGTAAACGACGATTTAGCTGAATTGGGCGAACTTGCCAAAAAACCAGAAGCTAACATAATCAAACTTCCAAATATCAGTGCTTCTTTACCACAGTTAAATGAAGCAATTGAAGAACTTCAAAAGAAAGGTTTCAATATTCCAGATTACCCAGAAGCTGCAACTTCTTCTGAACAAAAAGAAATAAAAGCTAAATACGATAAAATTAAAGGAAGTGCTGTAAATCCAGTACTTCGTGAAGGAAACAGTGATCGTCGCGCGCCAAAAGCAGTAAAAAATTACGCTAAAAAACATCCGCACAGTATGGGGGCTTGGAGTAGCGATAGCAAAAGCCACGTTGCCACAATGCAACACGGCGATTTCTTTCACAATGAAAAATCATTGACTTTGACTGCAGATGATACTTTAAGTATCGTTCTAGTTCAAAATGATGGCAATAAAACTGTTTTAAAAGACAATTTAAGAGTATTAAAAGGCGAAATAATCGACGCTACGGTTATGAGCAAGAAAGCATTGGTTTCCTTTTTAGAGGAACAAGTTAAAGATGCCAAAGAAAAGAAAGTACTATTTTCAGTGCATTTGAAAGCTACGATGATGAAGGTAAGCGATCCGATTATTTTCGGTTATGTTGTTAAAGTTTATTTTGAAGATCTTTTCAAAAAATATGAAGATACTTTCAAAAAGTTAGGTGTTGACGCAAATAACGGCCTTGGTGATCTTGAAAACAAGCTTTCAGAATTAACCGCTGAAAAAAGAAACGAAATTCTAGCCGATATTAAAAAAACAATTGATGAAAACGCAGACTTGGCAATGGTTAACAGTGAGAAAGGCATTACTAACCTTCACGTTCCAAGTGACGTTATTGTGGATGCCTCTATGCCTTCAATGATCCGTAATTCTGGGAAAATGTGGGGTTCAGATGGAAAAAGCCACGACACTAAAGCTGTGATTCCTGACAGTAGTTACGCAGGTATTTACGAAGCCACGATTGAATTCTGCAAAAAACATGGAGCCTTTGATCCAACTACGATGGGAACGGTGCCAAACGTAGGTTTAATGGCTCAAAAAGCAGAAGAATACGGAAGCCACGATAAAACTTTTGAAATTTCAGCAGATGGAAAAGTTCAAGTTTTAGATGCCTCTGGAAAAGTAATAATAGAACACAACGTTGAAGAAGGTGACATTTGGAGAATGTGCCAAGTGAAGGATTTGCCTATTCAAGATTGGGTAAAACTAGCAGTATCACGTGCTCGCGCAACAGGAGATCCTGCAATTTTCTGGCTAGATGAAAACCGTGCACACGATGCAGAACTGATCAAAAAAGTAAATAAATATCTTCCAGAGCACGATACTAATGGTTTGAATATAAAAATTCTTTCCCCAGAAAAAGCGACCGAATATACTTTGGAACGCGTAAAAGCTGGCAAAGACACTATCTCAGTTTCAGGAAATGTGTTGCGTGATTATTTGACAGACCTCTTCCCTATTTTGGAATTAGGAACCAGTGCAAAAATGCTTTCCATCGTTCCGTTAATGAATGGTGGCGGTTTGTTTGAAACTGGAGCCGGTGGTTCTGCGCCAAAACACGTTGAACAATTTCTAGAAGAAGACCATTTACGTTGGGATTCTTTAGGTGAATTTCTGGCTTTAGCTGTTTCTTTGGAACATTTAGGAACCAAATACAACAATCCAAAAGCCTTAGTTTTGGCGGATGCTTTAGATGAAGCAACGGAAAAATACTTGGACAACAGCAAATCTCCTTCGCGAAAAGTAAACGAAATTGACAACCGCGGAAGTCATTTTTATTTGGCTATGTATTGGGCCGAAGCGCTTTCAAAACAAGACAAGGATCAGGATTTGAAAACAATATTCACTCCAATAGCTAAAGAATTGAAAGAAAACGAATCCAAAATAAATCAGGAATTGATAGCCGTTCAAGGTCATTCAGTTGATATTGGCGGTTATTACGAACCAACCGAAAAGTTAGTTTTTGAAGCCATGAGACCAAGTAAAACTTTTAATAACATACTTTCAGAAATAAAGTAAAAGCTAAAACGTTTTAAAACCTTCAGCGCTGCTGAAGGTTTTTTTATACATAAAAACAAGCATTTGAAAAAAATAATACTTTTTCTACTTTTCTTCGGAAGCATCGCAACTTTCGCACAGGAAAAATTTACGATCAGCGGCACCATTTCCGAAGCAGATTCTGGCGAAACTCTTTTTGGAGTAAACGTACTTATTCCTTCGCTTCAAACGGGAACTGTAACCAATCAGTACGGTTATTATTCCATAACGCTTCCAAAAGGCGATTATGAAATTTATTATAGCAGTATTGGTTTCGCCACTCAAAAAGTTGAAATTTCCCTTTCAGAAAACATAAAAAAAGACTTCGAATTAGCAACCGATACAGAAAGTCTAGATGAAGTTGTAATAGAAGCTAATGGTGAAAATCTAAACATTCGCAGTTCGCAGATGAGCGCCAATACGCTTTCTTCAAATACCATTAAAAAGATTCCTGTAGTTTTGGGCGAAGTTGATGTTATAAAAGCCATTACCTTACTTCCCGGAGTTACAAGTGCAGGTGAAGGCGCCAGTGGTTTCAACGTTCGCGGCGGTGCGGCAGATCAAAACCTAATCTTATTAGATGAAGCTACACTTTATAATTCTTCTCACTTGTTTGGTTTCTTTTCGGTTTTCAATCCAGATGCGATTAAGGATTTGACGCTTTACAAAGGAGGAATTCCAGCGCGCTACGGCGGACGGATTTCTTCAGTATTAGACATTTACCAAAAAGATGGTAACAAGCGAGAATATCACGCAAGCGGCGGAATTGGTCTTGTTGCAAGTCGTTTGCTTTTGGAGGGCCCAATAAAAAAAGATGAAGCTTCTTTCTTAATTGGCGGCCGTAGTAGTTATGCACATTTATTTCTTCCGCTATTTAACAATGATAACGTGGCCTATTTTTACGATCTAAACGCCAAACTAAGCTACAACGTTGACAATAACAATCGGCTATTTTTATCAGGTTACTTCGGAAGAGATGTTTTTGAAATTTCTGACACTTTCGCGAATAGCTTCGGAAATACAACTTTAAACCTTCGTTGGAATCATCTTTTTTCAGATAAATTATTTTCAAACCTTTCGCTTATCTATTCAGATTACTACTACGGTTTGGAGTTGAAATTTGTTGAATTTGATTTTGATAGCGGGATTCGAAACTTCAATTTAAAATATGATTTCACAAATTACATTTCAAACAACGTAGATTTACGCTACGGGATCAATAGTATTTACTACAATTTCAATCCCGGAGATGTAACGCCAACAACTGAAACTTCAGGAATAAACCCCTTCAAACTAACCGATAAATACGCTTGGGAAAACGCTGCCTATGTTGATGCTGAAATTGATTTCTCAGATAAAATTTCCGTTCAAGCAGGGCTTCGTCTTTCTACTTTTAACCGATTGGGGCAAGATGAATTGTTTTTATATGAAAACGACAGCCCAATAAATTACAACCTAAGTTTAGATATTTACCAAAAAGCAAAACCGATTGATACCGTTTCTTTCAGCCGAAGCGAAACCATAAAATCCTTCGCTAATTTGGAGCCGCGTTTTTCAATTTCCTATTTATTGAATGATGATTCGTCCATAAAAGCCAGTTATAATAGGATGGCGCAGTACATTCACTTAATTAGCAACACCACTTCGCCTACGCCGTTTGATATTTATGCTCCCAGTGGAAAATATATTGAACCACAGTTGGCAGACCAAGTAGCTGTGGGTTATTTCAGAAATTTTGAAAATTATTCTTTGGAAGTGGAAAGTTTTTATAAAAAGGTGAAAAATCGTTTAGATTATGTTGATGATGCAGATTTAATAGCCAATGATGCTATAGAACAAATTCTGCTGAATGGTGAGGCAAGAGCTTATGGTTTAGAGGTTCTTTTCAAAAAGACAACAGGGAAATTTCAAGGTTGGCTGGCTTATACCCTTTCAAAAAGTGAACAGCGCACACCAGGCAGGACAGCTATTGAAACTGGGATAAACAATGGCGAATGGTACAATTCTGCTTGGGACAAAACACACGATATCTCTTTAACTGGGCAATACGAGCTTTCAAAAAAATGGTCGTTTGGCGCAAATTTCATCTTCCAAACTGGAATACCAACCACCTATCCAGAAGGACAGTATGAATATAATGGCGTTGTAGTTCCGGTTTATGAAACTCGCAATAGCAGTCGTCTTTCTGCATTTCATCGTTTAGATCTCTCGGCTACTTGGACTCCAAAACCTGAAAGCACAAAACGTTGGAAAGGCGAATGGGTTTTTAGTATTTACAACGCTTACGACCGAAAAAACGCAGCTTCAATCAGTTTCAGTGAAAATACGGATATTGGTCAAAACGAAGCTGTTCGGCTTTCTATTTTCGGGATAATCCCTTCGGTTACCTATAATTTTAAATTTTAAAACTATGAAGAAGTTATTTTTATTAGTGATTTTCTTCGGAATTCTAACTTCTTGCGAAGATGTTATTGATGTTGAACTTAACGACGCACCGCCACGATTGGTAATTGAAGCTAATTGTAATAAAACCATTGAATCAGAACAAGTTCAGGCCAGAGTGAGGTTGACAACAACTAAACCATTTTTTGGAAACGAAAATACTATTGTTGATGATGCTGAAGTAAGAATAATTACTGAAGAAGGATATATTGTAAATCTAGAATATTTTAACGATGGTACTTATACGGCACCTTTCCCCGTAGAAAGTGGAAAAGATTACAAATTAGAAGTTATTTACAAGGATGAAATTTACACAGCTACTGAACAATTGTACACAACTTCACCTTTAGAATTTGTTGAACAGCGCGACGACGGAGGCTTCACGGGAGAAGACATTGAATTGAAAGCGTTCTTCACAGATCCAGCCAATGAAACAAATTTTTACTTTTTTGAAGGACTTTCACAACGAGGAAGAGTTTTAGACGTTTCTAATGATGAGTTTTACAATGGCAACACAATTTTCGGTTATTATTTGGTAGAAGATTTGGCTTCAGGAGATAAAGTTCAGTTCAACCTTTATGGTGTGAACGAAGCATTTTACAATTTTATGTTTGTGCTTTTGCAACAAACCGGCGGCGGCGGCGGACCTTTTGAAACACAACCTGCAACAGTTCGTGGAAATATAGTGAATCAAACAAATCCAGAAAATTATCCTTTGGGTTATTTTAGGATTTCTGAAATATCTACACTTAATTACACCGTTGAGTAAAACACTATTCCAAAATCTCACATCGTCAATCGTAAATCGTAAATTTGTCTATGTCTTTCATAAAAACAACCGAGTC comes from Aequorivita sublithincola DSM 14238 and encodes:
- a CDS encoding DUF4249 domain-containing protein, translated to MKKLFLLVIFFGILTSCEDVIDVELNDAPPRLVIEANCNKTIESEQVQARVRLTTTKPFFGNENTIVDDAEVRIITEEGYIVNLEYFNDGTYTAPFPVESGKDYKLEVIYKDEIYTATEQLYTTSPLEFVEQRDDGGFTGEDIELKAFFTDPANETNFYFFEGLSQRGRVLDVSNDEFYNGNTIFGYYLVEDLASGDKVQFNLYGVNEAFYNFMFVLLQQTGGGGGPFETQPATVRGNIVNQTNPENYPLGYFRISEISTLNYTVE
- a CDS encoding NADP-dependent isocitrate dehydrogenase; its protein translation is MTKSSKIIYTKTDEAPALATHSFLPIVEAFTAPANIELESKDISLATRILAVFPEFLKEEQRVNDDLAELGELAKKPEANIIKLPNISASLPQLNEAIEELQKKGFNIPDYPEAATSSEQKEIKAKYDKIKGSAVNPVLREGNSDRRAPKAVKNYAKKHPHSMGAWSSDSKSHVATMQHGDFFHNEKSLTLTADDTLSIVLVQNDGNKTVLKDNLRVLKGEIIDATVMSKKALVSFLEEQVKDAKEKKVLFSVHLKATMMKVSDPIIFGYVVKVYFEDLFKKYEDTFKKLGVDANNGLGDLENKLSELTAEKRNEILADIKKTIDENADLAMVNSEKGITNLHVPSDVIVDASMPSMIRNSGKMWGSDGKSHDTKAVIPDSSYAGIYEATIEFCKKHGAFDPTTMGTVPNVGLMAQKAEEYGSHDKTFEISADGKVQVLDASGKVIIEHNVEEGDIWRMCQVKDLPIQDWVKLAVSRARATGDPAIFWLDENRAHDAELIKKVNKYLPEHDTNGLNIKILSPEKATEYTLERVKAGKDTISVSGNVLRDYLTDLFPILELGTSAKMLSIVPLMNGGGLFETGAGGSAPKHVEQFLEEDHLRWDSLGEFLALAVSLEHLGTKYNNPKALVLADALDEATEKYLDNSKSPSRKVNEIDNRGSHFYLAMYWAEALSKQDKDQDLKTIFTPIAKELKENESKINQELIAVQGHSVDIGGYYEPTEKLVFEAMRPSKTFNNILSEIK
- a CDS encoding TonB-dependent receptor; the protein is MKKIILFLLFFGSIATFAQEKFTISGTISEADSGETLFGVNVLIPSLQTGTVTNQYGYYSITLPKGDYEIYYSSIGFATQKVEISLSENIKKDFELATDTESLDEVVIEANGENLNIRSSQMSANTLSSNTIKKIPVVLGEVDVIKAITLLPGVTSAGEGASGFNVRGGAADQNLILLDEATLYNSSHLFGFFSVFNPDAIKDLTLYKGGIPARYGGRISSVLDIYQKDGNKREYHASGGIGLVASRLLLEGPIKKDEASFLIGGRSSYAHLFLPLFNNDNVAYFYDLNAKLSYNVDNNNRLFLSGYFGRDVFEISDTFANSFGNTTLNLRWNHLFSDKLFSNLSLIYSDYYYGLELKFVEFDFDSGIRNFNLKYDFTNYISNNVDLRYGINSIYYNFNPGDVTPTTETSGINPFKLTDKYAWENAAYVDAEIDFSDKISVQAGLRLSTFNRLGQDELFLYENDSPINYNLSLDIYQKAKPIDTVSFSRSETIKSFANLEPRFSISYLLNDDSSIKASYNRMAQYIHLISNTTSPTPFDIYAPSGKYIEPQLADQVAVGYFRNFENYSLEVESFYKKVKNRLDYVDDADLIANDAIEQILLNGEARAYGLEVLFKKTTGKFQGWLAYTLSKSEQRTPGRTAIETGINNGEWYNSAWDKTHDISLTGQYELSKKWSFGANFIFQTGIPTTYPEGQYEYNGVVVPVYETRNSSRLSAFHRLDLSATWTPKPESTKRWKGEWVFSIYNAYDRKNAASISFSENTDIGQNEAVRLSIFGIIPSVTYNFKF